One genomic window of Arachis stenosperma cultivar V10309 chromosome 10, arast.V10309.gnm1.PFL2, whole genome shotgun sequence includes the following:
- the LOC130955795 gene encoding NAC domain-containing protein 82-like, which yields MAAMKSIPGYRFHPTDVELVQYFLKRKVMGKRFPFDVIAELDIYKYPPWDLPDHSLLKTGDLEWYFFCPRGKKYSSGGRMNRATECGYWKTTGKDRSVENKKLVVGMIKTLVFHMGKAPKGDRTDWVLHEYRLQDKDLADKGVQQDSYVICKVFQKDGPGPRNGAQYGRPFNEEEWDKEDEIDCVESAPVAALPAAVPIQPASCHSSVVNNVNLSVSECYGLTSVSCLTGPMPSCSAHPSAPSNQVDGDITPVPGSSIEDNIMAPTQNTTTEKVDNPPDVNNAEGTPCFDPNEIFGGLGDLDGLFEMGGIGHGFSCGQNGGYTVNEMLSAGDGLRFPDPLDYLELGDLDTPLLWETNEQGNWSQDNK from the exons ATGGCGGCAATGAAGTCAATTCCAGGGTATCGGTTTCATCCAACAGATGTTGAGCTGGTTCAGTACTTTCTGAAAAGgaaggtgatggggaagagattCCCTTTTGATGTGATTGCTGAACTTGATATATACAAATATCCGCCGTGGGATCTACCAG ATCATTCTTTGCTTAAAACTGGAGATTTGGAATGGTACTTCTTTTGCCCTCGAGGGAAGAAGTATTCGAGCGGAGGGAGGATGAATAGGGCCACAGAATGTGGGTACTGGAAGACTACTGGCAAGGATAGATCCGTTGAGAACAAGAAGCTTGTTGTGGGCATGATAAAGACTCTGGTGTTTCACATGGGTAAAGCACCCAAGGGAGATCGAACTGATTGGGTTTTGCATGAATACCGACTTCAAGATAAGGACCTTGCTGATAAGGGTGTTCAACAG GATTCTTATGTGATATGTAAAGTGTTTCAAAAGGATGGTCCTGGTCCTAGGAATGGTGCACAATACGGAAGGCCATTTAACGAGGAAGAGTGGGATAAAGAGGATGAAATTGACTGTGTAGAATCTGCACCTGTTGCTGCTCTACCTGCTGCAGTTCCTATACAACCCGCTTCATGTCATAGCTCTGTTGTGAATAACGTGAATCTCTCTGTGAGTGAATGCTATGGGTTGACCTCTGTTTCATGTTTAACAGGGCCAATGCCTTCTTGCTCAGCACATCCTTCAGCTCCAAGTAATCAAGTTGATGGTGACATTACACCAGTGCCTGGTTCCTCCATAGAAGATAACATAATGgctcctactcagaacaccacaacTGAA AAGGTTGACAATCCTCCTGACGTAAACAATGCTGAAGGGACACCTTGCTTTGATCCCAATGAGATTTTTGGGGGTCTGGGTGACCTTGATGGTTTGTTCGAAATGGGTGGAATTGGACATGGTTTTTCCTGCGGCCAAAATGGTGGATATACTGTGAATGAAATGCTTTCTGCGGGTGATGGGTTGCGTTTCCCTGATCCCCTGGACTACTTGGAGTTGGGTGACCTCGACACCCCATTGTTATGGGAGACTAATGAACAAGGAAATTGGAGCCAGGACAATAAGTGA